The following proteins come from a genomic window of Anaerobutyricum hallii:
- the cobI gene encoding precorrin-2 C(20)-methyltransferase, whose protein sequence is MKGKLYGIGVGPGDPELLTLKAKRLIEECDIVAVPVKKEGEDSVALNIAKGAVDIPEGKIREIVFTMVKDKAKREACRQAAAEEIMELLDEGKSIAMLALGDIGIYSTYAYVHKRLLKAGYDVEMVSGIPSFCAGASKAGISIVEGNEGFGVIPSLKGIDQVEKTLGVFDNLVIMKVGSHVKEVYDLLVERGMENNAIIISNVGMEGEYVGPLIPDRAYGYFTTMIIKSEM, encoded by the coding sequence ATGAAAGGCAAATTATATGGTATCGGAGTTGGTCCTGGTGATCCGGAGCTTTTAACTCTGAAAGCAAAAAGATTAATTGAAGAATGTGACATCGTGGCAGTGCCGGTGAAAAAAGAAGGCGAGGATAGTGTCGCTTTAAATATCGCAAAAGGTGCGGTAGATATTCCTGAAGGAAAGATTCGGGAAATCGTTTTTACGATGGTAAAAGATAAGGCAAAGCGTGAAGCCTGCCGTCAGGCAGCAGCAGAAGAAATTATGGAACTTCTTGATGAAGGAAAGTCTATTGCGATGCTTGCGCTTGGCGATATTGGAATTTACAGTACCTATGCGTATGTGCATAAGCGCCTTTTAAAAGCTGGATACGACGTGGAGATGGTTTCCGGTATTCCTTCTTTTTGCGCAGGTGCGAGCAAGGCTGGCATTTCTATCGTGGAAGGAAATGAAGGCTTTGGTGTGATTCCGTCATTGAAGGGTATCGATCAGGTGGAGAAAACACTTGGCGTATTTGACAATCTGGTTATCATGAAGGTCGGAAGTCATGTAAAAGAAGTTTATGATCTGCTGGTGGAGAGAGGCATGGAGAATAATGCGATAATCATCAGTAATGTTGGAATGGAAGGCGAGTATGTCGGTCCACTGATTCCTGATCGTGCATACGGATATTTTACAACAATGATTATTAAGAGTGAGATGTAG
- the cobK gene encoding precorrin-6A reductase: MKYDVLVIAGTTESRQVIEKLLRANPKERILASVATELGKEMLLEYGIDIHVGRLDYDGFLTLFEENPCRKIIDASHPFARIVSETVKKAAQTAGILYERYERRNLQYNYEGIVHVKNVQEAISLLNELEGNIFLTTGVNTAAAYMAGVKGGADRLFIRVLDNISSLEGCAEAGYQKDHVFGKMPPFTVEDNVKLIKETKAEVLVSKDSGKTGGVDIKVEACRQTGIKMILIDRPR; encoded by the coding sequence ATGAAGTATGATGTTTTGGTCATTGCCGGGACAACAGAATCAAGACAGGTGATCGAGAAGCTGCTTAGGGCGAATCCAAAGGAGCGGATTCTTGCCAGCGTGGCAACAGAGCTTGGAAAAGAGATGCTTCTGGAATACGGAATTGATATTCATGTAGGAAGGCTTGACTATGATGGTTTTCTTACACTTTTTGAGGAAAATCCCTGTAGAAAGATTATTGATGCCTCGCATCCGTTTGCCAGAATTGTTTCGGAGACAGTAAAGAAGGCAGCACAGACAGCCGGTATTTTGTATGAACGATACGAGAGAAGGAATCTTCAGTATAATTATGAAGGGATTGTTCATGTAAAAAATGTGCAGGAAGCAATTTCTCTTTTAAATGAATTAGAAGGCAATATTTTTCTTACAACGGGAGTAAATACAGCGGCAGCATATATGGCTGGAGTAAAAGGTGGTGCCGATCGTCTTTTTATTCGTGTACTTGATAATATTTCTTCTTTGGAAGGATGTGCGGAAGCCGGATACCAAAAAGACCATGTTTTTGGGAAAATGCCACCATTTACTGTTGAAGATAATGTGAAGCTTATTAAAGAGACGAAAGCGGAAGTTCTTGTTTCAAAAGATAGTGGCAAGACAGGCGGAGTGGATATAAAAGTAGAAGCCTGTCGGCAAACTGGAATAAAGATGATTCTTATTGATCGTCCCAGGTAA
- a CDS encoding cobyrinate a,c-diamide synthase, which produces MESVKRMPRVLLAGANSGCGKTSITCGILKALVNRGLHIQSYKCGPDYIDPMLHSHITGRDCRNLDPFFSTGQDLRYLVGKDSQDVDFSVTEGVMGYYDGVGISCEKSTWTVSKETGTPTILIFNVKGMSHTMIPLIKGMIEYQENPVTGVILNRCSKGMYQLMKPEIEEKLGISVVGYFPQKEGIYIGSRHLGLMTAAEIDNLDEILNLLGETAEECIDIDLLLKIGQRAEELPKVKRPEVPKKKRARIAVAKDNAFCFYYKENLEILEQLGAELCYFSPVNDTHLPEDTDGIYLGGGYPETYRKELADNISMKQSICEAAQSGRPIIAECGGFMYVCDHLIETDDSLEEMLGLINTDVRMTKRLSMQFGYVTMKALYDTAFFKKDTKIRVHEFHYSKADKRGDACEITKYSGKCWNGLYVKDKIMAGYPHFYFHNCREVAKCFVDMAEEASTKRC; this is translated from the coding sequence ATGGAAAGTGTAAAGCGGATGCCGCGGGTATTGCTTGCCGGTGCAAACAGTGGATGTGGTAAAACAAGCATTACCTGTGGTATTTTGAAGGCTCTTGTGAACAGAGGACTTCATATTCAATCTTATAAATGTGGACCGGATTACATAGATCCTATGTTACATAGTCATATTACCGGAAGAGATTGTCGCAATCTTGATCCTTTTTTCTCAACGGGACAAGATTTGCGATATCTTGTAGGAAAGGATAGTCAGGACGTAGATTTCTCTGTGACAGAAGGTGTCATGGGATATTATGATGGGGTCGGGATCAGTTGTGAAAAGAGTACGTGGACTGTTTCAAAAGAGACAGGAACACCGACGATATTAATATTTAATGTAAAGGGAATGTCACATACGATGATTCCGCTGATAAAAGGAATGATAGAATATCAGGAGAATCCGGTTACCGGTGTTATCTTAAATCGATGCAGCAAAGGGATGTATCAGTTGATGAAGCCGGAAATTGAAGAAAAGCTTGGTATTTCTGTTGTGGGATATTTCCCTCAAAAAGAAGGAATCTATATTGGAAGCAGACATTTAGGTTTGATGACTGCAGCAGAGATTGATAATCTTGATGAGATTTTAAATCTTCTTGGTGAAACAGCAGAAGAATGTATAGATATTGATTTACTTTTGAAAATCGGACAAAGAGCAGAAGAACTTCCTAAAGTGAAGAGACCGGAAGTTCCGAAGAAGAAACGGGCGAGAATTGCTGTAGCGAAGGATAACGCTTTTTGTTTTTATTATAAAGAAAATCTGGAAATTTTAGAGCAGTTAGGGGCAGAACTTTGTTATTTCAGTCCTGTAAATGATACGCATCTTCCGGAAGATACAGATGGAATCTATCTTGGCGGAGGATATCCGGAAACCTACCGAAAAGAGCTGGCAGATAATATTTCCATGAAGCAATCAATCTGTGAGGCGGCACAGTCTGGTAGACCGATCATTGCAGAGTGCGGTGGATTCATGTATGTCTGCGATCATCTGATAGAGACAGATGACAGCTTGGAGGAAATGCTCGGTCTGATCAATACAGATGTGCGTATGACAAAACGTCTGTCCATGCAGTTTGGTTATGTGACGATGAAAGCACTTTATGACACTGCATTTTTTAAAAAAGATACAAAGATCCGCGTTCATGAATTCCATTATTCAAAAGCGGATAAAAGGGGCGATGCCTGCGAGATTACGAAGTATTCTGGTAAATGCTGGAATGGTCTTTATGTAAAGGATAAAATTATGGCAGGATACCCACATTTTTATTTTCATAATTGCAGAGAAGTTGCCAAATGTTTCGTAGACATGGCAGAAGAAGCAAGTACAAAAAGATGCTGA
- the cbiB gene encoding adenosylcobinamide-phosphate synthase CbiB — MKLVCAMLLGFVLDLIFGDPHGLVHPVQIIGWFIDKLKKGMQHLIYGCSYEEVKEKGIERKVGMEKAAGFFLMLFIVAGTYAVMYGILYVAGRIHPLLRFCLETFFIYQILATKSLKKESMKVYKKLKEGDLLGARKEVSYLVGRDTENLDESEVAKADVETIAENTADGVIAPMLFIALGGAPLGFAYKAVNTLDSMVAYRNEELIHIGFFSAKMDDICNFVPARFAAVMMMLAAFFLRFDFKGAVRIFKRDRFAHLSPNSAQTEAVAAGALQIQLGGTHNYFGKAVVKPTIGDAIRPVEYEDIKRTNQLLYVSAFLSMAVCTLITFLIYVQLFNV, encoded by the coding sequence ATGAAATTGGTTTGTGCGATGCTGCTTGGATTTGTACTGGATTTAATTTTTGGAGATCCTCATGGATTGGTTCATCCGGTACAGATCATCGGGTGGTTTATCGATAAATTAAAAAAAGGAATGCAGCATCTGATTTATGGCTGTAGTTATGAGGAAGTCAAAGAAAAAGGAATAGAAAGAAAAGTGGGAATGGAAAAAGCAGCCGGATTTTTTCTGATGCTGTTTATCGTAGCTGGAACATATGCTGTTATGTACGGTATTTTGTATGTGGCCGGAAGGATTCATCCACTGCTTCGTTTCTGTTTAGAAACATTTTTCATTTATCAGATTCTTGCGACGAAAAGTCTGAAGAAAGAATCTATGAAAGTGTATAAAAAGTTAAAAGAAGGGGACCTGCTCGGTGCAAGAAAGGAAGTATCCTATCTGGTAGGGCGTGATACAGAGAATCTTGACGAGAGTGAAGTGGCAAAAGCAGATGTGGAGACGATCGCCGAAAATACGGCAGATGGGGTAATTGCTCCGATGCTGTTTATCGCGCTTGGAGGCGCGCCGCTCGGCTTTGCCTATAAGGCAGTAAATACGCTTGATTCTATGGTTGCCTATAGAAATGAAGAACTGATACATATCGGTTTTTTTTCTGCGAAAATGGATGATATCTGTAATTTTGTACCGGCAAGATTTGCAGCGGTAATGATGATGCTCGCAGCATTTTTTCTGCGATTTGATTTTAAAGGAGCAGTAAGAATTTTTAAGAGGGATCGTTTTGCACATTTAAGTCCGAACAGTGCACAGACAGAAGCAGTGGCAGCAGGAGCATTACAGATTCAGCTTGGAGGAACACATAATTACTTTGGAAAAGCAGTGGTGAAACCGACGATCGGTGATGCTATCCGTCCGGTAGAATACGAAGATATAAAAAGAACAAATCAATTGTTGTATGTCAGTGCATTTTTATCAATGGCAGTATGCACTTTGATTACTTTTTTAATTTACGTGCAGCTATTTAACGTGTAG
- the cobD gene encoding threonine-phosphate decarboxylase CobD, which yields MKKISHGGNIYKKAKEMGIREEDILDFSANISPLGLPEHIRQAMVKAIDQTINYPDPDCSRLKEAISKEDAVSETKIACGNGGADLLYRLAFGLQPKKVLLPAPAFVEYEEALSAAGAQIEYYRMTEDFIIKEDILEQITEDTDFVVICNPNNPTGILTERERILRILDRAEKTKTFVMVDECFLEICKNEKEYTVKPFIEKYEHLIILKSFTKLYAIPGVRLGYILAGSEKVIERVNRAGQAWSVSHIAQCAGVAALADNIYKEKVIDTVAEELAYMKKEFYKLPVVLYDGAANYLFFRTPEITDLDKQLEGHGIMIRNCSNYENLGRDYWRVAVKAHEENKKLIKALRMILKGEE from the coding sequence ATGAAGAAGATTTCACATGGGGGAAACATTTACAAAAAGGCGAAGGAAATGGGAATCCGGGAAGAGGATATTCTGGATTTTTCTGCTAATATCAGTCCACTTGGACTCCCGGAGCATATACGACAGGCAATGGTGAAGGCGATTGACCAAACGATAAATTATCCTGATCCGGATTGCAGCCGTTTAAAAGAAGCCATCAGCAAAGAGGATGCAGTTTCTGAGACAAAAATCGCCTGTGGTAACGGTGGGGCAGATCTTCTGTACCGTCTGGCATTTGGTTTACAGCCAAAAAAAGTACTGCTTCCGGCACCTGCATTTGTAGAATATGAGGAAGCACTATCAGCGGCAGGCGCACAGATAGAATATTATCGGATGACAGAGGATTTTATTATCAAAGAAGATATTTTAGAGCAGATCACAGAAGATACAGACTTTGTTGTTATCTGTAATCCGAATAATCCGACAGGTATTCTTACAGAAAGAGAACGGATTCTCCGAATTCTCGATCGGGCAGAAAAAACAAAGACGTTTGTGATGGTCGATGAATGTTTCCTGGAAATCTGTAAAAATGAAAAAGAATATACAGTAAAGCCTTTTATAGAAAAATACGAACATCTTATTATTTTAAAATCATTTACAAAGCTATATGCGATTCCGGGAGTTCGTCTTGGATATATCCTTGCAGGAAGCGAGAAGGTAATTGAAAGAGTAAATCGTGCCGGACAGGCATGGTCTGTAAGTCATATCGCACAGTGTGCAGGTGTGGCGGCTCTTGCTGATAATATTTATAAAGAAAAGGTTATTGATACCGTAGCAGAGGAACTGGCTTATATGAAGAAAGAATTTTATAAATTACCAGTTGTTTTGTATGATGGAGCAGCAAATTATCTGTTTTTCCGGACACCGGAAATTACAGATTTAGATAAACAATTAGAAGGTCATGGAATTATGATCCGAAATTGCAGTAACTATGAAAATCTTGGCAGGGATTACTGGCGGGTAGCGGTAAAGGCACATGAAGAGAATAAAAAACTTATAAAAGCATTACGGATGATTTTGAAAGGAGAAGAATAA
- a CDS encoding cobyric acid synthase translates to MAKAIMVQGTMSNSGKTFVTAGLCRVFKQDGYKVAPFKSQNMALNSYITKEGLEIGRAQAMQAEAAMIEPTHWMNPILLKPTSNMGSQVIVNGEVYDNLSAQDYYKMKDNLAPEVMKAFRHLSEENDIIVIEGAGSPAEINLAENDIVNMGMAKMADAPVILVADIDRGGVFASAYGTIKLLPVDEQERFCGIVINKFRGDVDILKPGLAMLEELTGKPVLGVVPMEKIDVDDEDSLSDRLNQKTITEGIDVAVIRLPHISNFTDFSVFELIDGVSLRYVTDKKELGDPDLILLPGTKNTMGDMEWLIESGLEGAIIRAARTTRVIGICGGFQLLGKEMHDPDGVEHGGTMRGLGLLDTKTVFKEAKTRTRINGHIAEEHNIYGLENLSVEGYEIHMGMTENLGEAIPMITLEDGRTDAYMTKNGRIWGSYLHGIFDNEDLVFALVQDIMKEKGINPAENHLSIAEYKEIQYNKLADLIRNSLDMDAVYKALFGEKEEVVRCGGKKDDTSGKGLVHIYCGDGKGKTTTSVGLTVRAAGSGKKVLFYQFLKNNSSSERSILEKQSGINVVSGKELQKFTFQMNEEELKELRDYNNEMLDKLFEMAKDYDMLVLDESVYSIDKDLLDEAKLIEHLEKKPFALEVVLSGRNPSERLIDHADYVSEIRKVKHPFDQGISSRIGIEM, encoded by the coding sequence ATGGCAAAAGCAATTATGGTACAGGGAACGATGTCAAATTCAGGCAAAACCTTTGTTACAGCGGGACTTTGCAGAGTATTTAAACAGGATGGATATAAAGTAGCTCCTTTTAAATCACAGAATATGGCGCTGAATTCTTACATTACAAAAGAGGGGCTAGAGATTGGACGTGCACAGGCAATGCAGGCAGAAGCTGCTATGATTGAGCCGACACACTGGATGAATCCGATCTTGTTAAAGCCAACAAGCAATATGGGTTCTCAGGTTATTGTAAACGGAGAAGTTTATGATAATTTAAGTGCACAGGATTACTATAAAATGAAAGATAATCTTGCACCAGAAGTCATGAAGGCATTTCGCCATCTTTCTGAAGAAAATGACATTATTGTAATTGAAGGTGCTGGTTCTCCTGCAGAAATCAATCTTGCGGAAAATGATATCGTAAATATGGGAATGGCAAAAATGGCGGATGCGCCAGTCATCTTAGTGGCAGATATTGACAGAGGTGGAGTATTTGCTTCTGCTTATGGAACGATCAAACTTCTCCCTGTGGACGAACAGGAACGTTTTTGTGGAATTGTCATCAATAAATTCAGGGGTGATGTGGATATCTTAAAACCGGGACTGGCGATGTTAGAAGAATTAACCGGTAAACCGGTACTCGGTGTAGTTCCGATGGAAAAAATTGATGTGGATGATGAGGACAGTCTTTCTGACCGCCTGAATCAGAAAACGATCACAGAGGGAATTGATGTAGCGGTTATTCGTCTTCCTCACATATCTAACTTTACTGATTTCAGTGTTTTTGAATTAATTGATGGAGTATCTCTTCGTTATGTTACCGATAAAAAGGAACTTGGTGATCCAGATCTGATCCTTCTTCCGGGTACAAAAAATACGATGGGTGATATGGAATGGCTTATTGAAAGTGGTCTGGAAGGAGCAATCATCCGCGCGGCAAGAACAACGAGAGTGATTGGAATCTGTGGAGGTTTCCAGCTTCTTGGAAAGGAAATGCATGATCCGGATGGAGTAGAGCATGGTGGTACGATGCGTGGACTTGGACTTCTTGATACTAAGACAGTATTTAAAGAGGCAAAAACAAGAACGAGAATTAACGGACATATTGCAGAAGAACATAATATCTATGGACTTGAAAATCTTTCTGTAGAAGGCTATGAGATTCATATGGGCATGACGGAGAATCTTGGAGAGGCGATTCCTATGATCACATTGGAAGACGGAAGAACCGATGCATATATGACAAAGAATGGACGTATATGGGGAAGTTATCTACATGGAATTTTCGATAATGAAGACCTTGTATTTGCCCTTGTACAGGACATTATGAAAGAAAAAGGAATTAATCCTGCCGAAAATCATCTTAGTATAGCGGAATATAAAGAAATACAGTATAATAAGCTCGCAGATTTAATTCGAAACAGTCTGGATATGGATGCGGTTTATAAAGCATTATTTGGGGAAAAAGAAGAAGTAGTACGCTGTGGTGGTAAAAAAGATGACACTTCCGGAAAAGGACTGGTACACATTTATTGCGGAGACGGAAAAGGAAAGACAACAACAAGTGTTGGATTAACAGTTCGCGCAGCAGGAAGCGGAAAAAAAGTTCTTTTTTATCAGTTCCTGAAAAATAATAGTTCCAGTGAAAGAAGTATTCTTGAAAAACAGTCAGGGATTAACGTAGTTTCAGGAAAAGAATTGCAGAAGTTTACTTTCCAGATGAATGAAGAAGAGCTGAAGGAGCTTCGTGATTATAATAATGAAATGTTAGACAAACTTTTTGAGATGGCAAAAGATTACGATATGCTTGTTCTTGATGAGAGTGTGTATTCTATCGATAAAGATCTTTTAGATGAAGCAAAGTTAATTGAACATCTTGAGAAGAAACCATTTGCATTAGAAGTTGTTCTCAGTGGAAGAAATCCTTCTGAGAGATTAATCGATCACGCAGATTATGTGTCCGAAATCCGAAAGGTAAAACATCCATTTGATCAGGGCATAAGTTCTCGTATAGGAATTGAGATGTAG
- a CDS encoding precorrin-2 dehydrogenase/sirohydrochlorin ferrochelatase family protein — MMYFPVFTQIEGKRCLIMGGGKVAARKVHTLLQYGADIVVIAKKVCDEIKEVLPEKSIFEDFIKNAESDFLEKEIQKAVLVVAATSSREENHRVAELCHAYHILVNVADSEAESSFIFPSVVRKGNISIGINSGTGSPAVSKQIRCQIEKAVPDYYADIAIFMGELRQYVKANFEEEAMRRYILKTAAAKAFSKERVLTENEIKEIIRQGQND, encoded by the coding sequence ATGATGTATTTTCCGGTATTTACACAAATTGAAGGAAAACGGTGCCTTATTATGGGTGGTGGAAAAGTTGCCGCAAGAAAGGTGCATACGCTGCTTCAATACGGAGCGGATATTGTTGTAATTGCAAAAAAAGTATGCGATGAGATTAAAGAAGTTCTTCCCGAAAAAAGTATTTTTGAAGATTTCATAAAAAATGCAGAAAGCGATTTCTTAGAAAAAGAAATTCAAAAGGCTGTTCTTGTTGTGGCAGCGACAAGTAGTCGTGAGGAGAACCATCGTGTTGCAGAACTTTGCCATGCGTATCACATCCTTGTAAATGTAGCAGATTCTGAAGCGGAGTCCAGTTTCATTTTCCCATCTGTTGTACGAAAGGGTAATATCAGTATTGGAATTAACAGCGGGACAGGAAGCCCGGCTGTATCCAAACAGATTCGTTGCCAGATTGAAAAAGCTGTTCCGGATTATTATGCAGATATTGCAATTTTTATGGGAGAACTTCGCCAGTATGTAAAGGCGAATTTTGAGGAAGAGGCAATGCGGAGATATATTTTGAAAACTGCCGCAGCAAAAGCCTTTTCTAAAGAGCGGGTTCTTACCGAAAATGAAATAAAAGAAATAATAAGGCAGGGACAAAATGATTGA
- a CDS encoding GNAT family N-acetyltransferase produces the protein MIELVEDRLDIDTYLELRQSVQFRKLTRDQAKKGLSNSLYTLVAFKDGKAVGMGRIVGDGAIICYVQDLIIRPEVQGEGIGGLILETLKKFVIQEGYEGTTMMFDLMCAKGREEFYKKHGFIARPTKDLGPGMIQFIQIGSDEQ, from the coding sequence ATGATTGAGTTAGTGGAAGACAGATTAGATATAGATACGTATCTTGAACTTCGTCAGTCAGTTCAATTTAGAAAACTGACACGAGATCAGGCGAAAAAAGGACTTAGTAACAGTCTGTATACATTGGTTGCATTTAAAGATGGAAAGGCAGTTGGCATGGGACGAATCGTAGGAGATGGAGCAATCATCTGCTATGTACAGGATCTGATCATCCGTCCGGAAGTGCAGGGAGAAGGCATCGGTGGTCTTATTTTAGAGACCTTAAAGAAGTTTGTCATTCAGGAAGGGTACGAAGGGACCACAATGATGTTTGATCTTATGTGTGCAAAAGGGAGGGAAGAGTTCTATAAAAAGCATGGATTCATCGCCAGACCGACAAAAGATTTAGGACCTGGAATGATTCAGTTTATTCAGATTGGTTCCGATGAGCAGTAA
- the hemB gene encoding porphobilinogen synthase, with protein sequence MIRRRRLRASENLRALVRETSVSASDLIYPVFVIEGKDIKNPIDSMPGIYQYSIDRLDEELDRIREAGVKGVLLFGIPAHKDECGTEAYNEHGIIQEAIRYIKKVFPELVVIADICLCEYTSHGHCGVIKDGIILNDETLPLLAKTAVTCAQAGADMVAPSNMMDGHVAAIREALDEAGYEMTPIMAYSAKMASGYYGPFRDAAHSAPGFGDRKTYQMDYHNPREAMRDIQDDIDEGADIIIIKPALAFLDILKTASWETDMPLCAYNVSGEYSMVKAAAANGWIDEKKIVMENMIGMKRAGAQMIITYHALDVANWLKEE encoded by the coding sequence ATGATTAGAAGAAGACGTCTTCGTGCATCAGAGAATTTACGTGCATTAGTTCGTGAAACATCCGTAAGTGCATCCGATTTAATTTATCCGGTATTTGTTATCGAAGGAAAGGACATTAAGAATCCGATTGATTCTATGCCGGGAATCTATCAGTATTCCATCGACCGTCTGGATGAGGAATTAGACCGTATCCGCGAGGCTGGTGTAAAAGGAGTTCTCTTATTTGGAATTCCTGCGCACAAAGATGAGTGTGGAACAGAAGCATATAATGAACATGGAATCATTCAGGAGGCGATTCGTTACATTAAAAAGGTATTTCCTGAACTTGTCGTTATCGCAGATATCTGTCTTTGTGAATATACTTCCCATGGACATTGTGGAGTGATTAAAGACGGTATTATCTTAAATGATGAAACACTTCCACTGCTTGCTAAAACAGCAGTAACCTGCGCACAGGCTGGTGCTGATATGGTAGCGCCATCGAACATGATGGATGGTCACGTCGCAGCAATACGTGAAGCATTAGATGAGGCCGGATATGAGATGACACCGATTATGGCTTACAGCGCTAAAATGGCTTCCGGATACTACGGGCCATTCCGAGATGCAGCGCACTCTGCACCGGGCTTTGGTGACAGAAAAACTTATCAGATGGATTACCATAATCCAAGAGAAGCAATGCGTGATATTCAGGATGATATCGATGAAGGTGCTGACATCATTATCATTAAACCGGCATTAGCATTCCTTGATATTTTAAAAACCGCATCCTGGGAAACAGATATGCCACTTTGTGCTTATAATGTAAGTGGAGAATATTCCATGGTAAAAGCTGCCGCAGCAAACGGTTGGATTGATGAAAAGAAAATCGTTATGGAAAATATGATTGGCATGAAGAGAGCAGGCGCACAGATGATTATTACATATCATGCCCTTGATGTAGCAAACTGGCTCAAAGAAGAGTAG
- a CDS encoding FeoA family protein, whose protein sequence is MTLAQLPVGKEGVIETVGGEGDLRCRFLDMGLIPGTKVKVLKMAPMGDPIQIHLRGYDITIRKEDGEKIILKEGSVQ, encoded by the coding sequence ATGACGTTAGCACAGTTACCTGTGGGAAAAGAAGGAGTAATTGAGACGGTGGGGGGAGAAGGAGATTTACGCTGCCGTTTTTTAGATATGGGCCTTATTCCGGGAACAAAAGTGAAAGTGCTTAAGATGGCACCGATGGGAGACCCGATACAAATTCATCTTCGAGGATATGATATTACGATCCGAAAAGAGGATGGAGAAAAAATAATCTTGAAGGAGGGATCCGTTCAGTGA